The following are encoded together in the Zingiber officinale cultivar Zhangliang chromosome 8A, Zo_v1.1, whole genome shotgun sequence genome:
- the LOC122010126 gene encoding signal peptidase complex catalytic subunit SEC11C-like isoform X5 — protein MYGRRVGRDGMEVFDLRHRNGIAGGGRPFWKHGTWFSEGTCVSFVGDILFLNMGKEPIRAGEIVVFNFNRSEIPIVHRVIELHERQDTREISILTKGDNNDENDRVLYAKGHLWLQKQHIMGRAIGFLPYVGWITIVLTEIPVLKYLLIGALGLFALTSKE, from the exons AT GTATGGTCGTCGCGTTGGCCGTGATGGCATGGAAGTGTTTGATTTGCGTCACCGGAACGGAATCGCCGGTGGTGGTCGTCCTTTCTGGAAGCATGGAACCTGGTTTTCAGAGGGTACGTGCGTCTCATTTGTG GGTGATATTCTATTCTTGAATATGGGAAAGGAGCCTATTCGTGCAGGTGAAATTGTTGTATTTAATTTTAAT AGAAGTGAAATTCCAATTGTTCATCGAGTAATTGAG CTCCATGAACGACAAGACACGAGAGAGATTTCTATTCTAACAAAAG GTGATAATAATGACGAGAACGATAGAGTCCTGTACGCTAAAGGTCATCTTTGGCTTCAGAAGCAGCATATAATGGGCAGGGCCATAGG GTTTCTACCGTATGTCGGTTGGATTACCATTGTCCTCACAGAGATTCCAGTCCTTAAG TACTTGCTCATTGGGGCTCTTGGTTTGTTTGCTCTAACCTCAAAGGAGTAG
- the LOC122010126 gene encoding signal peptidase complex catalytic subunit SEC11C-like isoform X4 → MYGRRVGRDGMEVFDLRHRNGIAGGGRPFWKHGTWFSEGQASAGGFCDCEGDILFLNMGKEPIRAGEIVVFNFNRSEIPIVHRVIELHERQDTREISILTKGDNNDENDRVLYAKGHLWLQKQHIMGRAIGFLPYVGWITIVLTEIPVLKYLLIGALGLFALTSKE, encoded by the exons AT GTATGGTCGTCGCGTTGGCCGTGATGGCATGGAAGTGTTTGATTTGCGTCACCGGAACGGAATCGCCGGTGGTGGTCGTCCTTTCTGGAAGCATGGAACCTGGTTTTCAGAGG GGCAAGCAAGTGCAGGTGGCTTCTGTGACTGTGAG GGTGATATTCTATTCTTGAATATGGGAAAGGAGCCTATTCGTGCAGGTGAAATTGTTGTATTTAATTTTAAT AGAAGTGAAATTCCAATTGTTCATCGAGTAATTGAG CTCCATGAACGACAAGACACGAGAGAGATTTCTATTCTAACAAAAG GTGATAATAATGACGAGAACGATAGAGTCCTGTACGCTAAAGGTCATCTTTGGCTTCAGAAGCAGCATATAATGGGCAGGGCCATAGG GTTTCTACCGTATGTCGGTTGGATTACCATTGTCCTCACAGAGATTCCAGTCCTTAAG TACTTGCTCATTGGGGCTCTTGGTTTGTTTGCTCTAACCTCAAAGGAGTAG
- the LOC122010126 gene encoding signal peptidase complex catalytic subunit SEC11C-like isoform X2 translates to MGWIADAFDSLRSLDIRQALTQLVNLGMVVALAVMAWKCLICVTGTESPVVVVLSGSMEPGFQRGDILFLNMGKEPIRAGEIVVFNFNRSEIPIVHRVIELHERQDTREISILTKGDNNDENDRVLYAKGHLWLQKQHIMGRAIGFLPYVGWITIVLTEIPVLKYLLIGALGLFALTSKE, encoded by the exons ATGGGTTGGATCGCCGACGCCTTCGATTCCTTACGCTCTCTCGACATCCGGCAAGCCCTAACTCAATTAGTCAACCTCG GTATGGTCGTCGCGTTGGCCGTGATGGCATGGAAGTGTTTGATTTGCGTCACCGGAACGGAATCGCCGGTGGTGGTCGTCCTTTCTGGAAGCATGGAACCTGGTTTTCAGAGG GGTGATATTCTATTCTTGAATATGGGAAAGGAGCCTATTCGTGCAGGTGAAATTGTTGTATTTAATTTTAAT AGAAGTGAAATTCCAATTGTTCATCGAGTAATTGAG CTCCATGAACGACAAGACACGAGAGAGATTTCTATTCTAACAAAAG GTGATAATAATGACGAGAACGATAGAGTCCTGTACGCTAAAGGTCATCTTTGGCTTCAGAAGCAGCATATAATGGGCAGGGCCATAGG GTTTCTACCGTATGTCGGTTGGATTACCATTGTCCTCACAGAGATTCCAGTCCTTAAG TACTTGCTCATTGGGGCTCTTGGTTTGTTTGCTCTAACCTCAAAGGAGTAG
- the LOC122010126 gene encoding signal peptidase complex catalytic subunit SEC11C-like isoform X3: protein MGWIADAFDSLRSLDIRYGRRVGRDGMEVFDLRHRNGIAGGGRPFWKHGTWFSEGTCVSFVGDILFLNMGKEPIRAGEIVVFNFNRSEIPIVHRVIELHERQDTREISILTKGDNNDENDRVLYAKGHLWLQKQHIMGRAIGFLPYVGWITIVLTEIPVLKYLLIGALGLFALTSKE from the exons ATGGGTTGGATCGCCGACGCCTTCGATTCCTTACGCTCTCTCGACATCCG GTATGGTCGTCGCGTTGGCCGTGATGGCATGGAAGTGTTTGATTTGCGTCACCGGAACGGAATCGCCGGTGGTGGTCGTCCTTTCTGGAAGCATGGAACCTGGTTTTCAGAGGGTACGTGCGTCTCATTTGTG GGTGATATTCTATTCTTGAATATGGGAAAGGAGCCTATTCGTGCAGGTGAAATTGTTGTATTTAATTTTAAT AGAAGTGAAATTCCAATTGTTCATCGAGTAATTGAG CTCCATGAACGACAAGACACGAGAGAGATTTCTATTCTAACAAAAG GTGATAATAATGACGAGAACGATAGAGTCCTGTACGCTAAAGGTCATCTTTGGCTTCAGAAGCAGCATATAATGGGCAGGGCCATAGG GTTTCTACCGTATGTCGGTTGGATTACCATTGTCCTCACAGAGATTCCAGTCCTTAAG TACTTGCTCATTGGGGCTCTTGGTTTGTTTGCTCTAACCTCAAAGGAGTAG
- the LOC122010126 gene encoding signal peptidase complex catalytic subunit SEC11A-like isoform X1, whose translation MGWIADAFDSLRSLDIRYGRRVGRDGMEVFDLRHRNGIAGGGRPFWKHGTWFSEGQASAGGFCDCEGDILFLNMGKEPIRAGEIVVFNFNRSEIPIVHRVIELHERQDTREISILTKGDNNDENDRVLYAKGHLWLQKQHIMGRAIGFLPYVGWITIVLTEIPVLKYLLIGALGLFALTSKE comes from the exons ATGGGTTGGATCGCCGACGCCTTCGATTCCTTACGCTCTCTCGACATCCG GTATGGTCGTCGCGTTGGCCGTGATGGCATGGAAGTGTTTGATTTGCGTCACCGGAACGGAATCGCCGGTGGTGGTCGTCCTTTCTGGAAGCATGGAACCTGGTTTTCAGAGG GGCAAGCAAGTGCAGGTGGCTTCTGTGACTGTGAG GGTGATATTCTATTCTTGAATATGGGAAAGGAGCCTATTCGTGCAGGTGAAATTGTTGTATTTAATTTTAAT AGAAGTGAAATTCCAATTGTTCATCGAGTAATTGAG CTCCATGAACGACAAGACACGAGAGAGATTTCTATTCTAACAAAAG GTGATAATAATGACGAGAACGATAGAGTCCTGTACGCTAAAGGTCATCTTTGGCTTCAGAAGCAGCATATAATGGGCAGGGCCATAGG GTTTCTACCGTATGTCGGTTGGATTACCATTGTCCTCACAGAGATTCCAGTCCTTAAG TACTTGCTCATTGGGGCTCTTGGTTTGTTTGCTCTAACCTCAAAGGAGTAG
- the LOC122010126 gene encoding signal peptidase complex catalytic subunit SEC11C-like isoform X7: MVVALAVMAWKCLICVTGTESPVVVVLSGSMEPGFQRGDILFLNMGKEPIRAGEIVVFNFNRSEIPIVHRVIELHERQDTREISILTKGDNNDENDRVLYAKGHLWLQKQHIMGRAIGFLPYVGWITIVLTEIPVLKYLLIGALGLFALTSKE, from the exons ATGGTCGTCGCGTTGGCCGTGATGGCATGGAAGTGTTTGATTTGCGTCACCGGAACGGAATCGCCGGTGGTGGTCGTCCTTTCTGGAAGCATGGAACCTGGTTTTCAGAGG GGTGATATTCTATTCTTGAATATGGGAAAGGAGCCTATTCGTGCAGGTGAAATTGTTGTATTTAATTTTAAT AGAAGTGAAATTCCAATTGTTCATCGAGTAATTGAG CTCCATGAACGACAAGACACGAGAGAGATTTCTATTCTAACAAAAG GTGATAATAATGACGAGAACGATAGAGTCCTGTACGCTAAAGGTCATCTTTGGCTTCAGAAGCAGCATATAATGGGCAGGGCCATAGG GTTTCTACCGTATGTCGGTTGGATTACCATTGTCCTCACAGAGATTCCAGTCCTTAAG TACTTGCTCATTGGGGCTCTTGGTTTGTTTGCTCTAACCTCAAAGGAGTAG
- the LOC122010126 gene encoding signal peptidase complex catalytic subunit SEC11C-like isoform X6 has product MEVFDLRHRNGIAGGGRPFWKHGTWFSEGQASAGGFCDCEGDILFLNMGKEPIRAGEIVVFNFNRSEIPIVHRVIELHERQDTREISILTKGDNNDENDRVLYAKGHLWLQKQHIMGRAIGFLPYVGWITIVLTEIPVLKYLLIGALGLFALTSKE; this is encoded by the exons ATGGAAGTGTTTGATTTGCGTCACCGGAACGGAATCGCCGGTGGTGGTCGTCCTTTCTGGAAGCATGGAACCTGGTTTTCAGAGG GGCAAGCAAGTGCAGGTGGCTTCTGTGACTGTGAG GGTGATATTCTATTCTTGAATATGGGAAAGGAGCCTATTCGTGCAGGTGAAATTGTTGTATTTAATTTTAAT AGAAGTGAAATTCCAATTGTTCATCGAGTAATTGAG CTCCATGAACGACAAGACACGAGAGAGATTTCTATTCTAACAAAAG GTGATAATAATGACGAGAACGATAGAGTCCTGTACGCTAAAGGTCATCTTTGGCTTCAGAAGCAGCATATAATGGGCAGGGCCATAGG GTTTCTACCGTATGTCGGTTGGATTACCATTGTCCTCACAGAGATTCCAGTCCTTAAG TACTTGCTCATTGGGGCTCTTGGTTTGTTTGCTCTAACCTCAAAGGAGTAG
- the LOC122010126 gene encoding signal peptidase complex catalytic subunit SEC11C-like isoform X8, translating into MEVFDLRHRNGIAGGGRPFWKHGTWFSEGTCVSFVGDILFLNMGKEPIRAGEIVVFNFNRSEIPIVHRVIELHERQDTREISILTKGDNNDENDRVLYAKGHLWLQKQHIMGRAIGFLPYVGWITIVLTEIPVLKYLLIGALGLFALTSKE; encoded by the exons ATGGAAGTGTTTGATTTGCGTCACCGGAACGGAATCGCCGGTGGTGGTCGTCCTTTCTGGAAGCATGGAACCTGGTTTTCAGAGGGTACGTGCGTCTCATTTGTG GGTGATATTCTATTCTTGAATATGGGAAAGGAGCCTATTCGTGCAGGTGAAATTGTTGTATTTAATTTTAAT AGAAGTGAAATTCCAATTGTTCATCGAGTAATTGAG CTCCATGAACGACAAGACACGAGAGAGATTTCTATTCTAACAAAAG GTGATAATAATGACGAGAACGATAGAGTCCTGTACGCTAAAGGTCATCTTTGGCTTCAGAAGCAGCATATAATGGGCAGGGCCATAGG GTTTCTACCGTATGTCGGTTGGATTACCATTGTCCTCACAGAGATTCCAGTCCTTAAG TACTTGCTCATTGGGGCTCTTGGTTTGTTTGCTCTAACCTCAAAGGAGTAG
- the LOC122010126 gene encoding signal peptidase complex catalytic subunit SEC11C-like isoform X9, with the protein MTFDCMFLLGHPQVPVRAINGDILFLNMGKEPIRAGEIVVFNFNRSEIPIVHRVIELHERQDTREISILTKGDNNDENDRVLYAKGHLWLQKQHIMGRAIGFLPYVGWITIVLTEIPVLKYLLIGALGLFALTSKE; encoded by the exons ATGACGTTTGATTGTATGTTCTTGCTTGGTCACCCACAAGTGCCTGTTCGAGCGATAAAT GGTGATATTCTATTCTTGAATATGGGAAAGGAGCCTATTCGTGCAGGTGAAATTGTTGTATTTAATTTTAAT AGAAGTGAAATTCCAATTGTTCATCGAGTAATTGAG CTCCATGAACGACAAGACACGAGAGAGATTTCTATTCTAACAAAAG GTGATAATAATGACGAGAACGATAGAGTCCTGTACGCTAAAGGTCATCTTTGGCTTCAGAAGCAGCATATAATGGGCAGGGCCATAGG GTTTCTACCGTATGTCGGTTGGATTACCATTGTCCTCACAGAGATTCCAGTCCTTAAG TACTTGCTCATTGGGGCTCTTGGTTTGTTTGCTCTAACCTCAAAGGAGTAG
- the LOC122010123 gene encoding calmodulin-lysine N-methyltransferase isoform X1, with translation MDDSRSSEAGLVSAADSLPRRSHASLRWAILRRSLLPRPSSAASGHPSDVSTKKVSRKKGGGFNLIPCRPLVDTHLVQAPEVSRRVKILAGPRDACLHYKLPLENAPGLVMIQRMEESLDLYDFQISRQYDIDTTGLVCCWPSEDVLAWFCVNHRDMFGSKRVIELGSGYGLAGLAIAACSDAYEVVISDGNPDVVDYVQRNITVNTEVFGGTQVKSMTLHWNQDKDIIALGTFDIVLASDCTFFKEFHESLAHAVKCLLKRSEASQAIFLGPKRGNSLEKFLEKIKEIGLNYELVENYDSRVWNIHQKLLADDTAWPNYDIDHFYPLLLRITFSQT, from the exons ATGGATGATTCTCGCAGCTCAGAAGCTGGTTTGGTGTCCGCTGCAGATTCTCTTCCTCGCAGATCCCATGCGTCGCTCAGGTGGGCGATTCTGCGCCGATCGCTGCTGCCTCGCCCTTCCTCCGCCGCATCAG GTCATCCATCTGATGTGAGCACCAAGAAGGTGTCTAGGAAGAAAGGTGGTGGCTTTAATCTTATTCCGTGCCGCCCTCTTGTTGATACCCATCTAGTGCAAGCCCCGGAAGTTTCTAGACGGGTGAAAATTCTAGCCGGCCCTCGCGATGCCTGCCTGCACTACAAATTACCTCTAGAAAATGCTCCTGGACTTGTCATGAT CCAGAGAATGGAGGAGTCTCTTGACCTATATGATTTTCAGATCTCCAGGCAATATGATATTGACACCACAGGGCTAGTAT GTTGTTGGCCTTCAGAAGATGTCCTGGCCTGGTTTTGTGTAAACCATCGTGATATGTTTGG GTCCAAAAGAGTGATAGAACTTGGATCTGGATATGGGCTGGCTGGACTGGCTATTGCTGCATGCTCAGATGCTTATGAGGTGGTAATTTCTGATGGTAACCCGGATGTTGTTGATT ATGTTCAGCGTAATATAACTGTCAATACAGAAGTTTTTGGAGGTACACAAGTAAAATCAATGACATTGCATTGGAATCAAGACAAAGATATAATTGCATTGGGCACCTTTGATATCGTTCTTGCAAGTGACTG TACCTTCTTCAAGGAATTTCATGAAAGCCTTGCTCATGCAGTCAAGTGTTTGCTGAAACGTTCAGAGGCCTCTCAAGCCATTTTTCTGGGTCCTAAAAGAGGCAATTCATTGGAAAAATTCCTCGAGAAAATCAAAGAAATCGGGTTGAATTATGAATTGGTTGAAAATTATGATAGCAGAGTCTGGAATATTCATCAGAAGCTTCTGGCTGATGACACTGCGTGGCCTAACTATGATATAGATCACTTCTATCCTCTATTGCTAAGGATAACCTTTTCCCAGACCTGA